A window of Deltaproteobacteria bacterium genomic DNA:
TGGACGAATTACGAGAGCTTGTGCGAGCGCTCTCGTAGTCGACTGGAACGATGTAGCGGGAGGTAAACGTAGGAGTAGATGGGACCGGAAACGATGTAGCCGATGAAAAAGACAAAGGCCAGGAGTTTGGGCACTGAGGCCACCAGGATGAAGACCATTAGAGCGGTGACTGTGGCGCTGAAGCGGTGGGAGCGGACCAGATTCGAATCTTTGAAGGATGCATACCGGATGTTGCTGACCATCAGCACGGAAAGAATCATGATCAGGGCCAGACTGAATCGGGCCACATTCAGTTCGGACATGGATTCGGGGAGATATGGCGAAAAAAGGACAAGGCTGGCCAATGTGCAGGCCGCAGCCGGAATGGGAAGGCCGATGAAGAATTTCTTGGAAGTCGATCCGGTGCTGATGTTGAAGCGGGCCAGGCGCAGAGCCCCGCAAGCCATGAGCATGAAGGATGTCAGGATGCCCAGACGCCCAAAAATATGGGTCTGCCAGAGGTAAACCATGATGCCGGGGGTGACGCCGAAGGCCACCAGGTCGGCCAAAGAGTCGAGCTGAACCCCAAAATCGGAGGTCGAGTTGGTCAGACGGGCCAGTTTTCCGTCCAATCCATCAAAGAGGCAACTGACCAGGATGGCCAGGGCGCATTTTTCGAATTCTCCGTCTATGGCCCAAAGAATCCCCAGAAAGGCCGAGAACATGCTGGCCAGGGTCATCATGTTGGGGAGTATGTAGACCCCCCGGAATTTGGGCTTGTCGGAAGTATTCATTGGCTGGTTTCGGTTTTGGCGGCCAGGATGCTTTGCCCGGCCAAGACTTTTTCTCCTGTACGAACTTGTATTTCGTAGCCTTGGGGCAAGTAAAGGTCAAGTCTGGACCCGAACTTGATCAGACCGAACCGCTGGCCCCGGGCCAGATCGTCCCCAGGTTCGGCCCAGCAGACAATGCGCCGGGCGACAAGTCCGGCGATCTGGACAACGGTCCAATGCGAGCCGTCGTTTCCTTCGATCTGGACGGCGTTGCGCTCGTTGTCGGTGGAGGCCTTGTCCAGGGAAGCGTTCAGGAACTTTCCGGGATGGTAGAGGAGACGACGGATCGTTCCAGTAACCGGGGCTCGGTTCACGTGGACGTTGAAGACGTTCATGAACACGCAGACGCAGAGCCGCTCCTCTCCGGAAAAGGGGTCGATCATCCGTTCGATTTTGCAGACACGGCCGTCGGCCGGAGACACGGCCACTC
This region includes:
- a CDS encoding phosphatidylserine decarboxylase family protein — translated: MKKPSVGLALEGLPFIAFSVLTTLTLALLDWEFLALCALILTFFVLNFFRDPERVVPDSPGVAVSPADGRVCKIERMIDPFSGEERLCVCVFMNVFNVHVNRAPVTGTIRRLLYHPGKFLNASLDKASTDNERNAVQIEGNDGSHWTVVQIAGLVARRIVCWAEPGDDLARGQRFGLIKFGSRLDLYLPQGYEIQVRTGEKVLAGQSILAAKTETSQ
- the pssA gene encoding CDP-diacylglycerol--serine O-phosphatidyltransferase, which translates into the protein MNTSDKPKFRGVYILPNMMTLASMFSAFLGILWAIDGEFEKCALAILVSCLFDGLDGKLARLTNSTSDFGVQLDSLADLVAFGVTPGIMVYLWQTHIFGRLGILTSFMLMACGALRLARFNISTGSTSKKFFIGLPIPAAACTLASLVLFSPYLPESMSELNVARFSLALIMILSVLMVSNIRYASFKDSNLVRSHRFSATVTALMVFILVASVPKLLAFVFFIGYIVSGPIYSYVYLPLHRSSRLRERSHKLS